The sequence CTGCCCGGTAAATTACTCCCCCTGGTCCATGGCAGAGAGTGCCCCCTCATTGGCAAACCTGCTCTGGCCCAGAGCATGCTGGATGTCAGCGACGTACCTGAAGCCGCGCCAGGCAATGAAGTAATCCTGGCAGGCCCTGGCATAAACTTATATCAGGCGGCCCAAAGCGCTGGTAAGGGAATTTGGGAGGTTCTTCTGCCTCTTCTGAAAAATGCTGAAAAAACCTATACTTATGGCGGGAAAGTCCTATGCGCAGAAACCAGAGCATAATCATCCTGTCCATTGTCATTCTTTTTTTCTCCCTGTCATTCATGGTTGTTCTGGTTTCCAATTCCTTTGAAAAGATATTTGTATCCTCTGAGCTTACCAGATACGCAGTACCGCAAAAGGATTTCAAACGAAAAATCGAGGCAGCCCTGCGTTTTGGAAAGTCCCTGGACAATCTTATAGGTATTGAAAAGGAAATGGCGGGATATGCGGCCATGTACGATGATCTGTCCAACATCGAGATATATGGTGCGCGCCAGAACCTTATTTACAGTATCGAACCTCTGCCCGAAGATCACCCCGGCTCAACGGAAATACATGGTAAAAGGATTGATTCACCTGACCCGTCCATGGAAATCATGGATACCGGCGATACTTATCTGATCATTTTACCCCTGACTGGACCAGCAGAAACCTGGATGGGAACAACAGCCCCCACCGGATCCCTGGTTGGCAACCTGGTATTTTCATTCCACAAACATGAGATAAAATCCGAGGTCCTTGATTTCTGGGGAAAAAGGCTGATGCTTGGCGCATTGATTGCAGTCTTTGCTGGAGTAATACTGTTCAGGTTGCTTTCAAAAATACCCAGACTTAACGTCCATGACCTGCGCAAACTTATTTTCTTTCGGGTCCTAACGGTAATTGTTCTGACCCAGGCCGCTTTTGCAGGCATCAGCGTATATCAATTTCACAGCGACCATGTTCAGTTGGTCAGGGAAAAGGTTCAGGCCCAGCTTGGCCTGCTCAGGTCTGATATGGAACGGGTTCTGGCATCGGGAATCGGTCTGGACCGGATTGCCCGGATGGATGATTACCTGCTGGAAATAATTGAAACCAATCCTGAAGTTGCCTCCATGAAAGTCCTGGACAACGCCGGAAATGTTCAGGCTTATGCTTCCAAAGAAACTCTGAAAGATACTTCCGCTCCAAAGGACAGAAAAGTACAAGATGACCTGTGGGTAGCAGTACCCCTGAAAAAAATCACCGATGACTCGGTCATAGGAGAAATCCGGGCGGTCTTAGACAAATCTTCCATGAGAAAACTTATCAGCAAGCTGCTTCTGGATTCATTGACCATCGCTCTTATTGCTTCGCTGCTCATCGTGGAACAGATATACTTCATGATTTCCCGCATCCGCAGGAAAAAAAGAGAGATCAGTGAAAACAGGACTGACCAGGATGTTCTGGATAAGCTGATGCTGGCCAGATTCGCTGCCTTTGTCTTTTTGCTGGCCTTTGCCATGCCCATGTCTTTCGTGCCGCTGCAGATGCGTGAGCTGTACACGCCCATCCTTGGGCTGCCAAGAGATGTAATTCTGGGACTGCCTATTTCCTTAGAAATGCTCTGCGCTTTGGGGGCATCTCTTGTTGCCGGTGCTGTGGCGGACAAACGCGACTGGCGCACACCCTTTGTATGCGGAATACTGGTGACATCCACAGGGTTATTTTTCAGTGCCCAGGCCAATACTGGAGTATCCTTTATCCTTGCCAGAGGCGTGTGCGGACTGGGTTACGGTCTTTCCTGGATGGCCCTGCAGAACTTTCTTTTTACCAATTGTACCCCCACTACACGGGCCAGAGGCAGCTCCCATTTTGTAGCCGGACTTTTTTCCGGACATATCTGCGGCACAGCCCTGGGCGCCATGCTGGCTGAGCGCATAGGCTATTCACCAGTGTTCCTGATAGCCATGCTCGTAGCCCTGACATCTCTGGTGTTCTTTATGTTTTTTATGCGAGACCTTAAAGGACAGACTGTCCCAGTATCTTCGGCGGTACCAATACAAGCGAGCTCACTGGGGAGTTTTATAGCCGACCGTAATGTATTTGCCCTGATTTTTTTCTGCGTTATCCCCTTTTCCGTCTGCCAGGTGGGTCTGCTCTTTTTTGCCACACCCCTTTACCTGAACGAGCTGGGCATCAGTCAGTCGGATATCGGCAGGGTTCTTATGATCTATGGTCTGTCAGTTGTTTATCTGGCTCCTCAACTAAGTAAAATAGTGGACCGCAGAGAAAACAAGAAGCCTTTTAT comes from Desulfonatronovibrio magnus and encodes:
- a CDS encoding MFS transporter; its protein translation is MRRNQSIIILSIVILFFSLSFMVVLVSNSFEKIFVSSELTRYAVPQKDFKRKIEAALRFGKSLDNLIGIEKEMAGYAAMYDDLSNIEIYGARQNLIYSIEPLPEDHPGSTEIHGKRIDSPDPSMEIMDTGDTYLIILPLTGPAETWMGTTAPTGSLVGNLVFSFHKHEIKSEVLDFWGKRLMLGALIAVFAGVILFRLLSKIPRLNVHDLRKLIFFRVLTVIVLTQAAFAGISVYQFHSDHVQLVREKVQAQLGLLRSDMERVLASGIGLDRIARMDDYLLEIIETNPEVASMKVLDNAGNVQAYASKETLKDTSAPKDRKVQDDLWVAVPLKKITDDSVIGEIRAVLDKSSMRKLISKLLLDSLTIALIASLLIVEQIYFMISRIRRKKREISENRTDQDVLDKLMLARFAAFVFLLAFAMPMSFVPLQMRELYTPILGLPRDVILGLPISLEMLCALGASLVAGAVADKRDWRTPFVCGILVTSTGLFFSAQANTGVSFILARGVCGLGYGLSWMALQNFLFTNCTPTTRARGSSHFVAGLFSGHICGTALGAMLAERIGYSPVFLIAMLVALTSLVFFMFFMRDLKGQTVPVSSAVPIQASSLGSFIADRNVFALIFFCVIPFSVCQVGLLFFATPLYLNELGISQSDIGRVLMIYGLSVVYLAPQLSKIVDRRENKKPFIVVGGLLGGLGLSLLYIHQGFLVIVIAIFLLGLASSIGSSAQTAFALKLEATREFGVGKAMAIQRAADKLGQMLGPLALGALMSGISISQGLVVLGLGYMVLSILFLFLVREGSLGKK